The proteins below come from a single Parageobacillus toebii NBRC 107807 genomic window:
- a CDS encoding YqzE family protein codes for MSTNDYVKFVTQQLVTYMDLPKEERKKKRMQRKQEKPPLLYRWFGMIPISLRLLFRRHS; via the coding sequence ATGTCGACAAACGATTACGTAAAGTTTGTCACCCAACAGCTTGTAACCTATATGGATTTGCCGAAAGAAGAGCGCAAGAAAAAGCGGATGCAGCGCAAACAGGAGAAGCCGCCGCTATTATACCGTTGGTTTGGAATGATTCCTATCTCTCTTCGTCTCTTATTTCGGCGCCATTCGTAA
- the comGG gene encoding competence type IV pilus minor pilin ComGG: MRNQSGMIFPITVVVSFFFLLAFSHVLELYRVEMESIAYEQQSYEVDSIMQMAVFDVKKQIASFPDLQGNEGVFVYPIGKANYKWEKIDETKVKALIFARSDGGIRYSATFIVLFPSLDIIEWTENNS, from the coding sequence ATGCGAAATCAAAGCGGTATGATTTTTCCAATTACAGTCGTGGTTTCTTTTTTCTTTCTGTTAGCATTTTCTCATGTGCTCGAATTGTATCGGGTGGAAATGGAATCAATCGCGTACGAGCAACAATCGTATGAAGTCGATTCGATTATGCAAATGGCGGTTTTTGATGTCAAAAAACAGATTGCATCTTTTCCCGATTTACAAGGGAATGAGGGGGTTTTTGTTTACCCGATTGGCAAAGCAAATTATAAGTGGGAAAAAATTGATGAAACGAAAGTAAAAGCTTTGATTTTTGCCCGTTCCGATGGAGGAATTCGCTATAGCGCTACGTTTATCGTTTTATTTCCATCCCTTGATATTATCGAATGGACGGAGAATAATTCGTGA
- the comGF gene encoding competence type IV pilus minor pilin ComGF: MIGSKNGFTFLEMLIVLLIVLLITSLLPLLLDARLFKYENVNGFHRIEWEIFVQQLKRELNESKQWKSNGTTLYLEKFTGDQVSFDLYRSSIRRQVNGTGNETALQFVENVTYTLTNHGIFLHVRATDGKTYEAFISRLF, from the coding sequence ATGATCGGTTCGAAAAATGGGTTTACTTTTTTAGAAATGCTGATCGTCTTGTTGATCGTTTTACTGATTACATCATTGTTGCCGCTTCTTTTAGATGCGCGTTTATTCAAATATGAAAACGTTAATGGATTTCATCGTATCGAGTGGGAAATTTTTGTACAGCAGCTCAAAAGGGAGTTAAATGAATCGAAACAATGGAAAAGCAATGGTACGACGCTATATTTAGAAAAATTTACAGGGGATCAAGTCAGTTTTGACCTATACCGCTCATCGATTCGCAGACAAGTAAACGGCACAGGCAATGAAACGGCGCTGCAATTTGTCGAAAATGTCACATATACATTGACCAATCACGGAATTTTTCTTCATGTAAGAGCGACGGACGGAAAAACATATGAAGCGTTTATTTCTCGACTTTTTTAG
- the comGE gene encoding competence type IV pilus minor pilin ComGE: protein MCKNCNGFTLVEAVFALALLLAITTVLLPLFAQIMMERQNIALKAKAQQILDAALYEENIHKEMTVVDGRTTFVIHSDYEENDMWKVCVRWTDYANRSAERCGYVKR, encoded by the coding sequence ATGTGCAAAAACTGTAATGGCTTTACCTTAGTGGAAGCGGTTTTTGCTTTGGCGTTATTGCTCGCTATTACAACAGTATTGTTGCCTTTGTTTGCACAAATAATGATGGAGCGTCAAAATATTGCTCTAAAAGCAAAGGCGCAACAAATATTGGATGCGGCATTATACGAAGAAAATATCCACAAAGAAATGACGGTAGTAGATGGACGAACAACATTTGTGATTCATTCGGATTACGAAGAAAACGATATGTGGAAAGTATGCGTACGTTGGACTGACTACGCAAACCGCAGCGCAGAAAGGTGTGGATATGTAAAACGATGA
- the comGD gene encoding competence type IV pilus minor pilin ComGD has translation MKVARNDGFTFIEMLLVLTAITVLMAVSFPSLNSVAKQKTEMYIITQLRNDLLYAQQYAMTHKTSVAVTFSENHPEYRITEITSEKTILKRSISSEWKFQLTTLTMPLIFLENGNINKAGSLLLKRKDRTYKIVFLLGKGRFYVQKL, from the coding sequence GTGAAAGTGGCGCGTAATGATGGCTTCACCTTTATTGAAATGCTTCTTGTTTTAACCGCCATCACGGTATTGATGGCGGTGTCTTTCCCTTCTTTAAACAGCGTTGCGAAACAGAAAACAGAAATGTATATCATTACACAGCTCCGCAATGATTTGTTGTATGCACAACAATATGCAATGACCCATAAAACATCGGTAGCGGTTACGTTTTCGGAAAATCACCCAGAGTATCGTATCACGGAAATAACATCAGAGAAAACGATTTTAAAACGATCGATCTCTAGCGAATGGAAATTTCAGCTGACTACATTGACGATGCCGCTCATTTTTTTAGAAAACGGAAATATCAATAAAGCGGGATCGCTATTGTTAAAAAGAAAAGATAGAACATATAAAATCGTATTTTTGCTAGGAAAAGGGAGGTTTTATGTGCAAAAACTGTAA
- the comGC gene encoding competence type IV pilus major pilin ComGC has translation MNEKGFTLIEMLIVLMVISILLLIVIPNITKHNGMINNKGCEAFVNTVQAQVKAYEMEHKQIPTIQQLIDGKYIKSDHCPNGHKIQINSNGEVSESGA, from the coding sequence ATGAATGAAAAAGGGTTTACGTTAATCGAAATGTTAATTGTATTAATGGTTATTTCTATTTTATTGCTTATTGTCATTCCAAATATAACGAAACACAATGGAATGATTAATAACAAAGGATGTGAAGCGTTTGTGAACACCGTCCAAGCCCAAGTGAAGGCATATGAAATGGAACATAAACAAATTCCGACAATACAGCAGCTTATTGATGGAAAGTATATTAAGTCAGACCATTGTCCAAACGGACATAAAATTCAAATTAATAGCAACGGGGAAGTAAGTGAAAGTGGCGCGTAA
- the comGB gene encoding competence type IV pilus assembly protein ComGB, translating to MNKQKWPLRQQGAFLVRLGDLLEKGYSLSQAIEFLEIQQPLSRRRDLQHCLSHLRSGLPFYQSLAPLHFHREAIGYLFFAEQHGDLSHGIAEAGKMLLHKAEYLQRFRKTSSYPLFLLFFMVLMLAIVQHVLLPQFFQFSASLSSSSITSIFIQVVSIIPNMFGVLGVFAIACFLLYISWFQKLEIPTQINIIMKIPFIRSFAKLYFTHMFAMQLGHLLQGGLSIYESLQIFERQEKLPFLREEGKRMKQQLVKGISLDAIVASREYYEQELALVVRHGQSNGELAKELSHYSEIVFQTMEDRIETSMKLVQPILLSFVGILVICMYLAILLPMFSMMNNL from the coding sequence ATGAATAAACAAAAATGGCCGCTGCGTCAGCAAGGAGCATTTTTAGTACGGCTTGGAGACTTGCTTGAAAAAGGGTATTCATTATCTCAAGCCATTGAATTTCTAGAAATTCAGCAGCCTCTTTCCCGCCGCCGCGACTTACAGCATTGTCTTTCCCATCTTCGTTCTGGACTGCCTTTTTATCAATCGCTTGCCCCGCTTCATTTTCATCGGGAAGCAATCGGCTATTTGTTTTTTGCCGAACAACATGGCGATTTGTCACATGGAATCGCGGAAGCAGGGAAAATGCTGTTGCACAAGGCTGAATATTTACAAAGGTTTCGGAAAACCAGCAGCTATCCGCTATTTTTGCTTTTCTTTATGGTATTGATGTTAGCGATCGTGCAACATGTGCTCCTTCCTCAATTTTTTCAGTTTTCCGCATCGTTATCTTCTTCTTCCATTACCTCTATTTTTATTCAAGTTGTTTCGATCATTCCCAATATGTTTGGCGTTTTAGGTGTTTTCGCTATTGCTTGTTTTCTTTTATACATTAGCTGGTTTCAAAAACTCGAAATACCTACACAGATCAACATAATAATGAAAATCCCTTTTATTCGTTCCTTTGCGAAGCTATATTTTACGCATATGTTCGCAATGCAATTAGGCCATTTATTACAAGGTGGTTTATCTATTTATGAATCGCTGCAAATATTTGAGCGGCAAGAGAAACTCCCTTTTTTACGTGAAGAAGGAAAAAGAATGAAACAACAGCTTGTCAAAGGAATATCGTTAGATGCCATTGTCGCGTCACGTGAGTACTACGAACAAGAGTTGGCGCTTGTCGTTCGTCACGGGCAATCAAACGGAGAATTGGCAAAAGAATTAAGCCATTATAGCGAAATTGTTTTTCAAACAATGGAAGATCGTATAGAAACATCGATGAAACTCGTTCAACCGATCTTGCTTTCCTTTGTGGGCATTCTCGTTATTTGCATGTATTTAGCGATTTTGCTTCCGATGTTTTCGATGATGAACAATTTATAG
- the comGA gene encoding competence type IV pilus ATPase ComGA produces MNEIEYVADRLIKEASLLHVSDIHIVPRKDDAIVRFRLDGLLMEKEALTKEMCERLITHFKFLAGMDIGERRRPQSGAMEARHQEEIIHLRLSTLPTSYDESLVIRLLPQNFFIPRSQLSLFANATKTLLSLFRQPQGLIIFTGPTGSGKTSTLYTLLRICQYEWHRNVITLEDPVEKRIDNILQVQINEKAGITYTTGLKAVLRHDPDVIMIGEIRDAETAKIAVRSAMTGHLIATTMHTKNAVGAIYRLREFGIPLGDIEQTLLAVVAQRLVDLVCPFCGEHCSIFCRKYRPIRRAAVHELLYGNALSNAIQSVQTKEKTHHYYTLQHVIRKGVALGFLPAHLLYR; encoded by the coding sequence ATGAATGAAATTGAATATGTTGCCGATCGTCTCATAAAAGAAGCGAGTTTGCTTCATGTATCTGACATTCATATCGTTCCGCGCAAAGACGATGCGATTGTGCGTTTCCGGTTAGATGGATTGCTGATGGAAAAGGAAGCGCTGACAAAAGAAATGTGCGAGCGGCTTATTACGCATTTTAAATTTTTAGCAGGGATGGACATTGGCGAACGCCGCCGTCCGCAAAGCGGAGCGATGGAAGCAAGGCATCAGGAAGAAATCATTCACTTACGCCTCTCCACATTACCGACATCGTATGATGAAAGCCTCGTTATCCGGCTTCTTCCGCAGAATTTTTTTATTCCTCGATCACAACTTTCTCTATTTGCAAATGCCACGAAAACGTTACTTTCCCTTTTTCGGCAGCCCCAAGGATTAATTATTTTTACAGGACCAACTGGATCAGGCAAAACGTCAACATTATATACGTTATTGCGCATTTGTCAATATGAGTGGCATCGCAATGTCATCACATTGGAAGACCCTGTTGAAAAGCGAATCGACAACATATTGCAAGTGCAAATTAATGAGAAAGCGGGAATTACGTATACAACCGGTTTAAAAGCTGTTTTGCGCCATGATCCGGATGTGATTATGATCGGCGAAATTCGCGACGCCGAGACCGCAAAAATTGCGGTACGCTCAGCAATGACGGGACATTTGATTGCTACGACCATGCATACAAAAAACGCTGTTGGTGCGATTTACCGTTTGCGTGAATTCGGGATTCCGCTTGGAGATATTGAGCAAACATTGCTCGCCGTTGTCGCACAGCGGCTCGTGGACTTAGTATGCCCGTTTTGCGGTGAACATTGCTCCATATTTTGCCGTAAATATCGCCCCATTCGCCGCGCTGCTGTCCATGAACTGCTGTATGGGAATGCTTTGTCGAACGCCATTCAATCCGTACAAACAAAGGAAAAGACGCATCACTACTATACGTTGCAACACGTTATTCGAAAAGGAGTTGCTCTTGGATTTTTGCCAGCACACCTTCTTTACAGGTAG
- a CDS encoding helix-turn-helix transcriptional regulator: MEQTLKITNVLADPTRYHIYEYITKKHKKVSVQEIAEAFNIHPNVARLHLTKLEDVNMIVSETQKTGKGGRPSRLYRLSDKVIQLHFPFRDYQLLSKIAIQTIAKLGDVGNQALYETGKNFGKELVAQRIPHDQSVQELTFAEKAEIVKEAAEAAGFYPTFEYNEKEGKIYLQVFNCPFKEIALQEPEIICQMHYAFLQGMFEVLFPNVELVEMENMMKGCNYCSYRANLVK, encoded by the coding sequence ATGGAACAAACATTAAAAATTACAAACGTATTGGCAGATCCAACACGCTACCATATTTATGAATACATTACAAAAAAGCATAAGAAGGTATCTGTCCAAGAAATTGCAGAAGCGTTTAACATCCATCCAAATGTCGCCCGCCTTCATTTAACAAAGCTTGAGGATGTAAATATGATCGTTTCGGAAACACAAAAAACAGGAAAAGGAGGACGGCCGAGCCGGCTTTATCGTCTATCTGACAAAGTAATTCAACTTCATTTTCCATTTCGGGATTACCAACTTCTCTCAAAAATCGCCATTCAAACAATAGCAAAGCTTGGTGATGTTGGAAATCAAGCGCTATATGAAACAGGAAAAAATTTCGGAAAAGAACTCGTTGCCCAGCGAATCCCTCATGACCAATCTGTGCAAGAATTAACGTTTGCGGAAAAAGCGGAGATCGTGAAAGAAGCAGCAGAAGCGGCGGGATTTTATCCAACGTTTGAATATAATGAAAAAGAAGGTAAAATATATTTACAAGTTTTCAATTGTCCATTTAAAGAAATCGCCCTTCAAGAACCAGAAATCATTTGCCAAATGCATTATGCATTTTTGCAAGGAATGTTTGAAGTTCTCTTTCCAAACGTCGAGCTAGTCGAAATGGAAAACATGATGAAAGGCTGCAACTATTGTTCATATCGGGCGAATTTAGTAAAGTAA
- a CDS encoding DUF2626 family protein encodes MDRMFRVLAFWTGIFAVMFYLGHMHTTSLIFFGQTVFFLFLGFLKLTERMYIYIFGAYLTIFFAAFTYWTTFMMVPGMGE; translated from the coding sequence ATGGATCGAATGTTCCGCGTCTTAGCATTTTGGACCGGCATTTTTGCAGTCATGTTTTATCTCGGACATATGCATACGACCTCATTAATTTTCTTTGGTCAAACAGTGTTTTTCCTATTTCTCGGTTTTTTGAAATTGACGGAAAGAATGTACATTTATATTTTCGGGGCATACTTAACAATTTTCTTCGCTGCATTTACGTATTGGACAACATTTATGATGGTCCCTGGCATGGGAGAATAA
- a CDS encoding MBL fold metallo-hydrolase, which translates to MEWKRIPVGPIQANAYILSHDDGTCVIFDPGGEGDKIVRHIEEQGLTPLAILLTHAHFDHIGGINEVRKKWELPIYIHENEKEWLTDPALNGSAYFGIGQVVVHHEPTCLRGEQTLQIGDFAFELLETPGHSPGSISYYCKEIEAVFSGDVLFLGSIGRTDLPGGNHEQLLRSIHDKLLTLPEETVVLSGHGRETTIGAEMDTNPFLHGF; encoded by the coding sequence ATGGAATGGAAACGTATTCCAGTTGGGCCGATTCAGGCAAATGCGTACATTTTATCGCATGATGATGGAACTTGTGTTATTTTTGATCCGGGAGGCGAAGGGGATAAAATTGTACGCCATATTGAAGAACAAGGATTAACACCACTTGCGATTTTGCTGACACATGCACATTTCGATCATATCGGCGGCATCAATGAAGTGAGAAAGAAATGGGAGCTTCCAATTTATATTCATGAAAATGAAAAAGAGTGGCTGACTGATCCTGCTTTAAACGGATCTGCTTATTTTGGCATCGGTCAAGTGGTTGTTCATCATGAACCGACTTGTTTGCGAGGAGAACAAACATTGCAAATTGGAGACTTTGCTTTTGAACTTTTGGAAACACCTGGACATTCGCCAGGAAGCATCTCTTACTATTGTAAAGAGATTGAAGCGGTGTTTTCGGGAGATGTCCTTTTTCTAGGAAGCATTGGACGCACTGATTTACCAGGTGGAAATCATGAACAGCTATTGCGCAGCATTCACGATAAGCTGCTTACATTGCCGGAAGAAACAGTCGTATTGTCTGGGCATGGGCGCGAAACGACAATTGGAGCAGAAATGGATACAAATCCATTTTTGCATGGATTTTAA
- a CDS encoding DUF2759 domain-containing protein, protein MGTVIIFALVALLALYGVVRSLRDKNILGVLFGLGAVAVFGWFTIMTVLHHGIPTGTH, encoded by the coding sequence ATGGGTACAGTCATTATTTTTGCATTAGTTGCACTGTTAGCGCTTTACGGAGTTGTACGCTCATTGCGTGACAAAAATATACTCGGGGTTCTTTTCGGACTTGGGGCTGTCGCTGTATTTGGCTGGTTTACCATCATGACCGTATTGCACCATGGTATTCCAACAGGCACGCATTAA
- a CDS encoding M14 family metallopeptidase yields the protein MNIYASLGDTLAMYSKWFSVPYELLADSNPHIKKDELEPGEVVRIPGYETVHTWEELASFFPVHEEALQRMKGTPEIISGSVQLPKRVISRVVQGQKTYDFSALHQDIEALCRCYPFARTRTIGYSVLGLPLIEIKIGQGPIRVHLNGSFHANEWITTAIIMTFLNDYLLAVTNSEPLRGHHMLDYYKKVTLSVVPMVNPDGVDLVLHGPPEQEPYRSEVIRMNGGFSDDFSQWKANIRGVDLNNQFPAKWEVERARKIPKAPAPRDFPGFAPLTEPEAKAMAALAEESDFDMILAFHTQGKEIYWGYEGFEPSEAEETVKEFAKTSGYQAVKYIDSHAGYRDWFIQTWKRRGYTVELGEGVNPLPIEQFTEIYEDSLGIFLAALYMA from the coding sequence TTGAATATATATGCTTCTCTAGGTGATACGCTAGCGATGTATAGCAAATGGTTTTCCGTTCCTTACGAATTGTTGGCAGACTCTAATCCACATATAAAAAAGGATGAACTAGAACCAGGTGAAGTTGTACGTATTCCAGGATATGAAACCGTTCATACGTGGGAAGAGTTGGCTAGTTTTTTCCCTGTGCATGAAGAAGCATTGCAACGGATGAAAGGAACGCCTGAAATTATCAGCGGATCAGTGCAACTGCCAAAGAGAGTGATTTCCCGCGTTGTTCAAGGGCAGAAAACATACGATTTTTCCGCACTACATCAAGATATTGAAGCACTTTGCCGCTGTTATCCATTCGCGCGAACAAGAACGATCGGATATAGTGTGCTCGGATTGCCATTAATCGAAATAAAAATTGGCCAAGGGCCGATTCGCGTTCATCTGAACGGTTCGTTCCATGCGAACGAATGGATTACAACGGCGATTATCATGACGTTTCTCAACGATTACTTGCTAGCAGTGACAAACAGTGAGCCGCTTCGAGGACATCATATGCTTGATTATTATAAAAAAGTGACATTATCTGTTGTGCCGATGGTGAATCCAGATGGCGTCGACCTCGTTTTACACGGTCCCCCTGAGCAAGAACCGTATCGTAGCGAAGTGATTCGAATGAATGGAGGATTCTCCGATGACTTTTCACAATGGAAAGCGAACATTCGCGGCGTTGATTTAAATAATCAATTTCCGGCGAAATGGGAAGTCGAACGAGCCCGTAAAATTCCAAAAGCACCTGCTCCCCGTGATTTTCCGGGATTTGCACCGCTTACTGAACCGGAGGCAAAGGCGATGGCTGCATTAGCGGAAGAAAGTGATTTTGACATGATTTTAGCGTTTCACACGCAAGGAAAAGAGATATACTGGGGATATGAAGGATTTGAGCCATCTGAGGCGGAAGAAACGGTAAAGGAATTTGCGAAAACGAGCGGTTATCAAGCAGTAAAGTATATTGACAGCCATGCGGGATATCGCGATTGGTTTATTCAAACGTGGAAGCGAAGAGGGTATACGGTGGAATTAGGCGAAGGAGTAAATCCGCTGCCAATTGAACAGTTTACAGAGATTTATGAAGATAGTCTTGGCATTTTTCTAGCAGCGCTGTATATGGCTTGA
- a CDS encoding ROK family glucokinase, with amino-acid sequence MTEKWLVGVDLGGTTTKMAFVTTDGDIVHKWEIDTDISNKGENIVKHISQSLEETLHHLGESKDRLLAIGIGAPGPVHMETGMLYEAVNLGWKNYPLKERLERETSLPVAVDNDANIAALGEMWKGAGSGARDLICVTLGTGVGGGVIANGRIVHGVNGAGGEIGHMTMLPKGGAPCNCGKTGCLETIASATGIVRIAKEKLSHWDKPTLLRDETVTAKAVFDAARANDELALEVVDDVMFYLGLALANAANVSNPEKIVIGGGVSKAGNILVERVSTYFRRFAFPRVAEGATIVLATLGNDAGVIGGAWLAKMSLSV; translated from the coding sequence ATGACGGAAAAATGGCTTGTTGGAGTGGATTTAGGCGGAACGACGACTAAAATGGCGTTTGTGACAACAGATGGTGATATCGTACATAAATGGGAGATCGATACCGATATTTCGAACAAAGGGGAAAACATTGTAAAGCATATATCACAATCGCTAGAGGAGACGTTACATCACCTTGGAGAAAGCAAAGATCGGCTTTTAGCCATTGGGATCGGCGCGCCGGGACCGGTGCATATGGAAACAGGGATGCTTTATGAAGCGGTGAATTTAGGGTGGAAAAATTACCCATTAAAAGAGCGGCTTGAGCGAGAAACATCCCTTCCTGTAGCGGTGGACAATGATGCGAATATTGCCGCCCTCGGGGAAATGTGGAAAGGAGCTGGAAGTGGCGCGCGCGACCTTATTTGTGTCACACTTGGTACCGGTGTCGGAGGTGGGGTTATTGCCAATGGTCGAATTGTGCACGGCGTAAACGGTGCCGGTGGAGAAATCGGCCACATGACAATGCTTCCAAAAGGCGGTGCGCCGTGTAATTGTGGTAAAACCGGCTGTTTGGAAACGATTGCTTCTGCCACGGGAATTGTAAGAATCGCAAAAGAAAAATTATCACATTGGGATAAACCGACTTTGCTTCGCGATGAAACCGTAACTGCCAAAGCGGTATTTGACGCGGCGAGAGCGAATGACGAACTAGCGCTCGAGGTTGTGGATGATGTGATGTTTTACCTCGGACTGGCATTGGCGAATGCAGCGAATGTGTCAAATCCGGAAAAAATCGTTATTGGCGGCGGTGTGTCAAAAGCAGGTAATATATTAGTAGAACGTGTCAGTACTTATTTCCGTCGTTTTGCGTTTCCGCGTGTCGCGGAGGGAGCCACGATTGTATTGGCGACGCTTGGCAATGATGCGGGAGTAATTGGCGGTGCATGGTTGGCAAAAATGTCACTGTCTGTTTGA
- a CDS encoding YqgQ family protein, which yields MKTVYDVQQLLKQFGTIIYVGDRLADLELMEEELKELYQSQLIDVKDYQMALFILRHEAQLEREKRMKRNDET from the coding sequence ATGAAAACGGTATACGATGTGCAGCAACTTTTAAAACAGTTTGGAACGATTATATATGTAGGGGATCGTTTAGCAGATTTAGAGCTGATGGAGGAAGAATTAAAAGAACTATACCAGTCGCAGCTGATTGATGTGAAAGATTATCAAATGGCGCTTTTTATATTAAGACATGAGGCGCAACTCGAAAGAGAAAAACGAATGAAAAGGAATGACGAAACATGA
- a CDS encoding rhomboid family intramembrane serine protease encodes MNGKMELLFWQLVYFFIKQRYRIIQLSNHSHEIWLESLENKHVPIVRVVRYDIDWSQWLKRDMEYAWRIAEQIQKRRIRRFREIVNIYVSTYPPVDDWEFLIEKPLPLSQKRNAVFRTFLIHSGNVNMSLQQLTEIVQTPIVLPTVVNDIDPFFEAERLKQDILREAREQHERERRLFEYGKPVFTYIFIALQVLVFLLMEWSGGSTNPAVLIQYGAKFNPLIQEGEWWRFFTPIFLHIGFLHLLMNTFALYYLGMTVERLYGSWRFFFIYLIAGFFGTLGSFLFTTSLSAGASGAIFGLFGALLYFGTVYRHLFFQTIGTNIIGLIIINLLFGIMVPGIDNAGHIGGLIGGFLASGIVHLPNHLDWKRQVRTLLVTVSAAALGLYIGF; translated from the coding sequence TTGAATGGAAAAATGGAATTATTATTTTGGCAGCTTGTTTATTTTTTTATAAAACAGCGTTATCGTATAATTCAGCTGTCCAATCATTCACATGAAATTTGGCTGGAGTCGCTTGAAAATAAACACGTTCCTATTGTTCGGGTTGTGCGTTATGACATCGATTGGAGCCAATGGTTGAAGCGGGATATGGAATATGCTTGGCGCATTGCCGAACAAATTCAAAAACGGCGGATAAGAAGATTCAGGGAAATTGTCAATATTTATGTTTCCACATACCCTCCTGTTGACGATTGGGAGTTTCTTATCGAGAAGCCGCTGCCGCTTTCACAAAAGCGAAATGCTGTTTTTCGAACATTTCTTATTCATTCCGGAAACGTAAATATGTCATTGCAACAGTTAACGGAAATTGTCCAAACACCTATTGTCCTTCCGACAGTAGTGAATGATATTGATCCATTTTTTGAAGCGGAGCGGCTGAAGCAGGATATTTTACGGGAAGCGAGAGAACAGCATGAAAGAGAAAGACGATTGTTTGAATACGGGAAGCCTGTTTTTACATATATTTTTATCGCATTGCAAGTGCTCGTCTTTCTGTTAATGGAATGGAGTGGAGGCAGCACGAATCCGGCGGTTTTGATCCAATATGGCGCAAAATTTAATCCCCTTATTCAAGAAGGGGAGTGGTGGCGCTTTTTTACACCGATTTTTTTGCACATTGGCTTTTTGCATTTATTGATGAATACGTTCGCCCTTTACTATTTGGGTATGACGGTCGAACGTCTTTACGGATCGTGGCGCTTTTTCTTTATCTATCTTATTGCGGGGTTTTTTGGGACGCTGGGCAGTTTTTTATTTACTACTTCTCTTTCCGCAGGAGCATCAGGCGCCATTTTTGGTTTATTCGGAGCGCTTCTTTATTTTGGCACTGTATATCGGCATCTATTTTTCCAAACGATCGGAACCAATATTATCGGTTTGATTATTATCAACCTGTTATTTGGGATAATGGTGCCTGGAATTGATAATGCCGGGCATATTGGCGGATTAATTGGCGGATTTCTCGCTTCGGGTATTGTCCATTTGCCAAACCATCTTGATTGGAAGCGGCAAGTGCGAACATTGCTAGTGACGGTGAGCGCTGCCGCCTTAGGTTTATATATCGGATTCTAA
- a CDS encoding DUF92 domain-containing protein, with product MNEWLYVFASAIVAIGGYFIRSLSISGAIAAVLVGTIVGKGFSWKGMILLGIFFVSSSIWSKIGKKRKQQLMEKVEKGECRDYIQVFANGGVPALISFLSILNPSPLWLNLFIISIAAANADTWASEIGSLSRQAPRLLPNFKKAEVGTSGAVTLLGTIAAFLGAAFIGFASAFQWDNISIMTVAFFGWLGSFFDTLFGAAWQTVYRCPVCGLETERKEHCGQKTVHIKGSRFVNNDVVNVLSIACSTIIYVFVIYLGK from the coding sequence ATGAATGAATGGTTATACGTATTTGCTTCCGCTATTGTGGCGATTGGCGGCTATTTTATTCGTTCCCTTTCCATTTCCGGAGCAATAGCAGCAGTGCTTGTTGGAACAATCGTTGGAAAAGGGTTTTCCTGGAAAGGAATGATATTATTAGGTATATTTTTCGTTAGTTCTAGCATCTGGAGTAAGATTGGCAAAAAGAGAAAACAGCAACTGATGGAGAAAGTAGAAAAAGGAGAATGTCGCGACTATATACAAGTATTTGCAAACGGGGGAGTTCCCGCACTGATCAGTTTTCTTTCCATTTTGAATCCATCGCCGCTTTGGCTTAACCTCTTTATTATTTCCATCGCCGCTGCAAACGCGGATACGTGGGCATCGGAAATCGGCAGTTTAAGCCGGCAAGCTCCGAGGTTATTGCCGAATTTCAAAAAAGCGGAAGTCGGAACATCGGGCGCGGTAACGTTATTAGGTACGATTGCCGCTTTTTTGGGAGCTGCTTTTATCGGCTTTGCAAGTGCTTTTCAATGGGACAACATTTCCATTATGACGGTAGCGTTTTTTGGATGGCTCGGCAGTTTTTTTGATACATTGTTCGGCGCGGCTTGGCAGACTGTTTATCGCTGTCCGGTATGCGGTCTCGAAACAGAACGAAAGGAACATTGCGGGCAAAAAACCGTGCACATAAAAGGGAGCCGCTTTGTAAACAATGATGTTGTAAATGTTTTATCGATTGCATGTTCTACGATTATTTATGTTTTTGTTATTTATCTTGGCAAATGA